Part of the Pseudarthrobacter sp. L1SW genome, CACATCGATGTCCACCACACGGTGGAGGACGTGGCCATCACCTTCGGCGAAGTGCTGCGCACCGCCTTGGGGAACAAAGCAGGCATCCGCAGGTTCGGAGAAGCCACCGTTCCCCTTGACGAAGCACTGGCCCACGCCGTGGTGGACGTTTCCGGGCGTCCGTATCTGGTGCACGGGGGCGAGCCTGCCGGCCAGGAATACCACCTCATCGGCGGCCACTTCACCGGATCCCTCACCCGCCACGTCTTCGAAGCAATCACCCTGCACGCCGGCATCTGCCTGCACATGAACGTCATCGCGGGCCGGGATCCCCACCACATTGTCGAGGCCCAGTTCAAGGCCTTCGCCCGGGCACTGCGCGCAGCCGTGGAACCGGATCCTCGCGTTGAGGGAATCCCGTCCACGAAGGGTGCGCTGTGAGCGGGCAGGTCCTGCGGGACGGCGCCATCGTCGACCCCTCGGCCTCCCGGAAGCTGCCCTCGCCTGAAGGCAAGCCCACCGTGACGGTCCTGGACTACGGTTCCGGTAACGTCCGGTCCGCAGTGCGTGCCCTCGAACGCGCCGGCGCGGAAGTCATCCTCAGCTCCAAGCCCGAGGACGTCCTGAACGCGGACGGCCTGGTGGTTCCCGGCGTCGGCGCCTTCGAAACGGTGATGCGTGAGCTCAAAGCGGTGGACGGCATCCGCCTCATCGGCAGGCGGGTGGCCGGCGGCCGCCCGGTCCTGGGTATCTGCGTGGGGCTCCAGGTGCTCTTTGAGGCAGGCGTCGAACACGGCACGGAGGCGGAGGGTATCGGTGAATGGCCGGGCAAGGTGGAGCTCCTGCCCGCTGACGTGGTGCCGCATATGGGCTGGAACACCGTGAAGGTGCCGGAGGGATCCAAGCTGTTCGCCGGCGTCGAAAACGAGCGGTTCTACTTTGTGCACTCGTATGGCGTGCAGGAATGGAACTTCGATGTTGTCCAGCCTCGGATGGCCGCACCCCTGGTTACCTGGTCCGAGCACGGCGGCCCCTTCATTGCTGCGGTCGAAAACGGTCCGCTGTGTGCCACCCAGTTCCACCCGGAGAAGTCGGGTGACGCCGGCGCCCGGCTGCTGCACAACTGGGTGCACAACCTGAAGAAGCCTGCTGCCGGTGCCGCGGCGCCCGCCGGCGTCCCATCAAGGGAAGACGGCACCGCCTAGATGTGGTGGTCCGTCCTCCTGATGGGGCTCGCCGGCCTGCTGATCGGCGGCGCCCTGTCATTCAGGCAGCAGCACAAGCCGCTCTGGACCCAGATATCGTTCTACGTTTTGGCGGGCATGTCCCTGCTCGCTGCCTACCTGCTCACCCTGCCCGGCAACTGACCGGCAGCTGGCCACACTGACCCCGACCCGAAGGATTGACATGACCACCGCAACCGATCTGCCGGTTCTTGAACTGCTGCCCGCCGTCGACGTCGTCAATGGCCAGGCCGTCCGGCTGGTCCAGGGGGAAGCGGGCAGTGAGACCAGCTACGGCACCCCGCTGGAAGCCGCCCTGAACTGGCAGCAGCAGGGTGCCGAGTGGGTGCACCTGGTGGACCTCGATGCCGCATTCGGCCGCGGCTCGAACGCGGAACTGCTCCGCGACGTGGTGGGCCGTCTGGACATCAAGGTGGAACTTTCCGGCGGTCTCCGTGACGACGAAACCCTCGAAGCGGCCTTGGACCTCGGCGTGGCCCGGGTGAACCTGGGAACCGCCGCGCTGGAGAACCCCGAATGGACGCGCCGGGCCATCGAACGCTTTGGCGACAAAATCGCCGTCGGACTTGATGTCCGCGGCAGCACGCTCTCCGGCCGGGGCTGGACCAAGGAAGGTGGGGACCTCTGGGACGTCCTGGGCCGCCTCGAGGAAGCAGGCTGCAGCCGCTACGTGGTCACGGACGTGACCAAAGACGGCACGCTGCAGGGACCCAATGTAGAACTCCTCCGCCAGATGGTGGAAAAGACAGGCAAGCCGGTGGTCGCGTCAGGCGGCATTTCCAGCCTCGACGACCTGAAGGTCCTCCGTTCCTTGGTGCCTTTGGGTGTCGAGGGTGCCATCGTGGGCAAGGCCCTCTATGCGGGCGCTTTCACGCTGCCCGAAGCGCTCGACGTCGCCGGCCGCCGCTAGGCCGCCCCGGCGCAGCAAAAGGCAAGCGATGGCCAGCAACGAAACCGGACCCGGGGTCCCTCAGCAACGACACCTTCCCGGCCATATCGCCGCCGCGCTGGCAGGTGCGGGAGGCGTTGCCGACTCCGCCGGGCAACCGTGGGCCGGACGCAGCCTGGCCGGTGAACACGCCAAAATCCATAACTTCGAGGACGACGACGGAACGGCCAGCGGCGCCTACCTGGCCGCCATAGCAGCGCTCCGGGAAGGGACCGGGGACGAAGCAGGCGTAGTGGCGTCACTCGCCAGCGCCCGGGTCTTCATCCCCATCGTCGCCCAGCTCGCAGAGGATGCCGAGGGCGCCCTCGGCCTGAGCTCCGACAAACAGGCGGACATGGCCCTGGTAACCCTCAAAGCCGCCGACGGAAGGACGGCAATGCCCGCCTTCACCACCACGGCTGCCCTGGCCGCCTGGCACCCGGACGCCAGGCCGGTTGCCGTCTACGCTGCCCGCGCGGCGCTCTCGGCCGTCGCCGAGGGCGCCGAGCTGCTGGTCCTTGATCCGGGCTCCGAGTTCACGTTCGTGGTGCGCCGGCCCGGGGTCTGGGCCCTGGCGCAGCAGTACGGGTGGGTCCCCTCCTACGAGGACGGAGAGCTGGCGGAAGAGATGGTCCGGGCCGCTGCGGGGTTTCCCGCAGTGCGGAGCATCGACCTGGTGCCGGGCAGGGGAGTGGCCGCCCGCGCCGCCGATGGGACCGTGGTTGCCGGCGGCGGCCCGGGGCCTGAACTGCAGGTTGTGCTCTACCTTGAAGACGGCCTTGATGCGGCCGGAGTGCAGGAACTCGTGGCAGGCCTCCAGGCGCAGTGGTCGCGGAATGTATTGTTTGGGGAGCGCGTCGACTCGATTGAGGTTAAGTTGAGGCGCGCAGACCGCTAGCCGCAGTCAGGCGGGGTGATCCCCGGCCCACTGCGGCAGACGTGAGGATCACCGTGAATTTCGCTCTCTACCGGGAGTTGCTCGCCGTCGGGCCTGTCCGCAGGCTGCTGCTGGTGGGCATGGTTGCCCGTATTCCCCATTCCGCGGCCGGCGTGCTGCTGACCCTGCACATCGTCCTCACCCTGGACCAGGGATATGCCGCCGCGGGTGCTGCTGCCGCCGTCATGACCATCGGCATTGCCCTTGGTGCACCCTGGCGCGGGCGGCGCGTTGACACCGTGGGCCTGCGCGCGGCACTGGTCCCGTCCGTGATCTCTGAAACCATTATCTGGTCGGTGGTTCCGCATGTGTCGTACCAGTGGCTCCTTCCCCTGGTGTTCGTGGGCGGGCTGCTCACGCTCCCTATCTTCAGCGTGGTCCGCCAGTCCCTGGGCGTTCTGGCGGACGGCGACCAGCGCCGTACCGCCTTCGCCCTCGACGCGATTACCACCGAGATAGTGTTCATGATCGGCCCCGCTGCGGGCGCCATCGTTGCCACCAGCGGGTTCACTGTGCTGGGCCTGACCGTGGTGGGCGTCTCCACGTCTCTTGCCGGCCTGTTCCTGATGTGGTTCAACCCGCCCACCCGGAGCGCGGACCAGGCCGGGGAATCCACTGCCGACGAATGCCGTGCGGCAGAGGCCGCCGTAGTGACCGCCGCCCCCGCGCACTTGCAGGAGGCAGCGGCGGAACTGGCGCCGGCGGAAGCCCGGGGCAGCGCTGGCCTGCGCGGCAAAGTGGCGCACAATTTCGCATGGTTCACCTCCGCCGTCGGCGCTGTTTTTGCGGTGGCAGCCGGTGCCGGCATGGTCCTGAGCGGGACGGACGTGGGCATTGTTGCCGCCCTGGAGACGGGCGGGCACCAGCGCGACATCGGCATCGTGTTCGTCTTCTGGTGCGCGGCGTCGGTAGTGGGCGGCCTGGTGTACGGCGCCATGCACCGCCCAGTCCCGCCACTCGTCCTGCTGCTGGGGATGGCGGCACTGACCATCCCCATGGGATTCGCCCACGACACCTGGACCCTGGCCTTCGCCTCGCTCCTGCCCGGACTGCTGTGCGCGCCCGTGCTGTCCTCGGCATCAGAAAAAGTGGCTGACCTGGTCGCCGAGGACCGCCGTGGGGAAGCCATGGGCTGGTACGGGTCCGCGCTGACGGCAGGCGTGGCCCTGGGTGCACCGCTCGCCGGCGTCTTTATCGACGGCACGGGCCCCTCCGGAGGGTTCGTATCGGTGGGGGTTGCAGGGGTGCTGCTCTGCTTTGCGGGGCTGGTCCTGCAGCAGCGGCGGCGGCGCGCAGCGGTGTGAGCACTCCCGCCCATCGATTGCTCCGCAAATGCCCTTTTGGTCCCGCAAAACGGCAGTTACGGAGCAATCGATGAAGGGGATGGGACGGCCTGAGCCTGGAAAGCGCGACGGCGGGCCGACCTTTGGAGGTCGGCCCGCCGTCGCGGACTGCTGGGGGAGAAGTTGCCTTAGTTGACCGCGCCGGTGTACTTCTCGCCAGGGCCCTTGCCGGGCGCATCGGGGATCAGCGACTCTTCGCGGAATGCCAGCTGCAGCGACCGCAGGCCGTCACGCAACGGCCCTGCATGCTGCGAGCCGATCTCCGGGGCGGCGGCCGTCACCAGGCCGGCCAAGGCCGTGATCAGTTTCCGTGCCTCGTCCAGGTCCTTCAGCTCCTCGGCGTTGTCCTCGGCCGCCAGCCCCAGCTTGACGGCGGCTGCGCTCATCAGGTGGACGGCTGCCGTGGTGATGACCTCGATTGCCGGCACTTCGGAAATGTCGCGAACCTGCTGGGAGACATCGGGACCGCCGGCTGATGGCTCGAAAACGTGTGAATTACTGTCTGGGGTGCTCATACTGGTAAGCTTGACACAGACCGACTGGATGTCGTTATTTCAGAGATTGATCCCACGGATCAAGGTTCCCTCCGGCGCTGCACAGCGTTGTCGGGAATTTTTTCTGTAAGATGGCATGCAGTTTGCAAGCGGAGTTCTCTCCCACCCGCGTCAGCCGCTGTTCCGATTCATTTCGGGGCGCAAGGTTGCCGGGTACCTGGTTGGGCATGGAACCGGCGTCCGCCGGAACCGTGCGGGCAGTCCCTTGACGGGAGCTGCATCCGATCTTTCAGAGGCCTTCGATTGCTCCGGCAATTGGGGGCCTTCTCTATTTGCCGGAATCCACTACAAAAACAGGAGCTTTAACATTAGCGAGCCAAGAATCAATGAGCGTATCCGCGTCCCCGAGGTGCGGCTGGTCGGCCCTGCAGGTGAACAGGTAGGAATCGTCCGTATTGAGGATGCCCTGCGTCTGGCTGCCGAGTCCGACCTTGATCTCGTTGAAGTTGCACCTCAGGCGAAGCCTCCGGTGTGCAAGCTGATGGACTTCGGCAAGTACAAGTACGAGGCCGCGGTTAAGGCACGCGAAGCCCGGAAGAACCAGACGAACACCGTTCTGAAGGAAATCCGCTTCCGCCTGAAGATCGACACCCACGACTACGAGACCAAGCGCGGCCACGCACTGCGCTTCCTCGGCGCCGGGGACAAGGTCAAGGCCATGATCCAGTTCCGTGGCCGTGAGCAGCAGCGCCCGGAAATGGGCATCCGCCTGCTCCAGCGTTTTGCCGACGACGTCGCTGAAGTTGGCGTAGTGGAGTCCAGCCCCCGCATTGACGGCCGCAACATGGTCATGGTGGTTGGCCCCCTGAAGAACAAGGCCGAGGCCAAGGCGGAAGCCCGCCGCGCTACCCAGCGGGCCGAGGCGAAGGCGCAGAACGAAGCCAAGGCTTCGGGCCGCGTGGACACCTCGGGTGACGACCAGGCTCCGCTGACCCAGTCGCTGGCGGATCTGCTTCCGGAGGGTTTCGCCATCACTACGGAGCCGGAAACAGTAGCCGAGGCCCCGGCCCAGGAGCCGGCCGCCGTCGAGCCTGCTGCGGCAGAAGCTCCCGCGAAGGCAGCGGAAGCGCCCAAGCAGGAAGCACCAAAGCAGGAAGCCCCGAAGGCTGCGGCCTCCAAGGCAGCTGCTCCGAAGGCTGCGGCCTCCAAGGCAGCTGCTCCGAAGGCTGCGGCCCCCAAGGCTGCGGCCCCGAAGGCTGCTCCCGCACCCAAGGCCGCCGAGAAGCCCGCTGCGGCTGCCCCGGCTGCTCCGGCCGCACCCGCAGCAGCACCTAAGCCTGCAGCGGTTCCTGCTCCGCCGAAGCCGGTGGCCAGGCCTGCGGCACCGAAGCCTGCTGCCCGCCCTGCCCCCAAGGCAGTGCCGAAGCCGGCTGGCAAGAAGACCACTTAGTTCACAACTGCCTGGGGTTCCGTCCCCGGGCAGTCAGCAACCAGCATGCCGCCCGCAGGGGCGGCTGCGCGAGAGAGCTGCAGGCCCAGCCTGCGGATACGTAAGGAGATCGGTTCCCATGCCGAAGATGAAGACCCACAGTGGTGCCAAGAAGCGCTTCAAGCTGACCGGCAGCGGCAAGCTGCGCCGCCAGCAGGCCAACCGCCGCCACTACCTCGAGCACAAGTCCTCGCGGCTGACCCGTCGCCTTGCCGGCGACAAGATCGTCTTCAAGGGCGACGCCAAGGTCATCCGGAAGATGCTCGGCATCTAGTTTCCAAGTTCTTTGACTGACCACCACCTGGTGGCCGGTCACCTACCAAAAAGCCTTCTCAGGCCGCCGGGAAACCGGCAGTAGATGCTTGGGATCAGATTTTCGAAGGAGTACGCACGTGGCACGTGTGAAGAGGGCGGTCAACGCCCACAAGAAGCGCCGGGTTATCCTTGAACGCGCAAAGGGCTACCGTGGACAGCGTTCACGCCTGTACCGCAAGGCCAAAGAGCAGCTGCTGCACTCGTTTGTGTACAGCTACGGCGACCGCAAAAAGAAGAAGGGCGACTTCCGCCGCCTGTGGATCCAGCGCATCAACGCTGCATCCCGCGCCAATGGTCTCACCTACAACCGCCTGATCCAGGGCCTGAAGGCCGCTGAGGTTGAGGTTGACCGCCGCATGCTCGCCGAGCTGGCCGTTTCCGACGCCAACGCCTTCGCTGCACTGGTCAAGGTTGCCAAGGATTCCCTGCCTGCCGACACCTCCGCCAAGAAGGTAGTTGCGTAGCAACTGGC contains:
- the priA gene encoding bifunctional 1-(5-phosphoribosyl)-5-((5-phosphoribosylamino)methylideneamino)imidazole-4-carboxamide isomerase/phosphoribosylanthranilate isomerase PriA, with product MTTATDLPVLELLPAVDVVNGQAVRLVQGEAGSETSYGTPLEAALNWQQQGAEWVHLVDLDAAFGRGSNAELLRDVVGRLDIKVELSGGLRDDETLEAALDLGVARVNLGTAALENPEWTRRAIERFGDKIAVGLDVRGSTLSGRGWTKEGGDLWDVLGRLEEAGCSRYVVTDVTKDGTLQGPNVELLRQMVEKTGKPVVASGGISSLDDLKVLRSLVPLGVEGAIVGKALYAGAFTLPEALDVAGRR
- a CDS encoding MFS transporter, with the protein product MNFALYRELLAVGPVRRLLLVGMVARIPHSAAGVLLTLHIVLTLDQGYAAAGAAAAVMTIGIALGAPWRGRRVDTVGLRAALVPSVISETIIWSVVPHVSYQWLLPLVFVGGLLTLPIFSVVRQSLGVLADGDQRRTAFALDAITTEIVFMIGPAAGAIVATSGFTVLGLTVVGVSTSLAGLFLMWFNPPTRSADQAGESTADECRAAEAAVVTAAPAHLQEAAAELAPAEARGSAGLRGKVAHNFAWFTSAVGAVFAVAAGAGMVLSGTDVGIVAALETGGHQRDIGIVFVFWCAASVVGGLVYGAMHRPVPPLVLLLGMAALTIPMGFAHDTWTLAFASLLPGLLCAPVLSSASEKVADLVAEDRRGEAMGWYGSALTAGVALGAPLAGVFIDGTGPSGGFVSVGVAGVLLCFAGLVLQQRRRRAAV
- a CDS encoding SseB family protein, translating into MASNETGPGVPQQRHLPGHIAAALAGAGGVADSAGQPWAGRSLAGEHAKIHNFEDDDGTASGAYLAAIAALREGTGDEAGVVASLASARVFIPIVAQLAEDAEGALGLSSDKQADMALVTLKAADGRTAMPAFTTTAALAAWHPDARPVAVYAARAALSAVAEGAELLVLDPGSEFTFVVRRPGVWALAQQYGWVPSYEDGELAEEMVRAAAGFPAVRSIDLVPGRGVAARAADGTVVAGGGPGPELQVVLYLEDGLDAAGVQELVAGLQAQWSRNVLFGERVDSIEVKLRRADR
- a CDS encoding DUF1844 domain-containing protein, with protein sequence MSTPDSNSHVFEPSAGGPDVSQQVRDISEVPAIEVITTAAVHLMSAAAVKLGLAAEDNAEELKDLDEARKLITALAGLVTAAAPEIGSQHAGPLRDGLRSLQLAFREESLIPDAPGKGPGEKYTGAVN
- the rplT gene encoding 50S ribosomal protein L20, with the protein product MARVKRAVNAHKKRRVILERAKGYRGQRSRLYRKAKEQLLHSFVYSYGDRKKKKGDFRRLWIQRINAASRANGLTYNRLIQGLKAAEVEVDRRMLAELAVSDANAFAALVKVAKDSLPADTSAKKVVA
- the hisH gene encoding imidazole glycerol phosphate synthase subunit HisH, coding for MSGQVLRDGAIVDPSASRKLPSPEGKPTVTVLDYGSGNVRSAVRALERAGAEVILSSKPEDVLNADGLVVPGVGAFETVMRELKAVDGIRLIGRRVAGGRPVLGICVGLQVLFEAGVEHGTEAEGIGEWPGKVELLPADVVPHMGWNTVKVPEGSKLFAGVENERFYFVHSYGVQEWNFDVVQPRMAAPLVTWSEHGGPFIAAVENGPLCATQFHPEKSGDAGARLLHNWVHNLKKPAAGAAAPAGVPSREDGTA
- the rpmI gene encoding 50S ribosomal protein L35; the encoded protein is MPKMKTHSGAKKRFKLTGSGKLRRQQANRRHYLEHKSSRLTRRLAGDKIVFKGDAKVIRKMLGI
- the infC gene encoding translation initiation factor IF-3; translation: MRLVGPAGEQVGIVRIEDALRLAAESDLDLVEVAPQAKPPVCKLMDFGKYKYEAAVKAREARKNQTNTVLKEIRFRLKIDTHDYETKRGHALRFLGAGDKVKAMIQFRGREQQRPEMGIRLLQRFADDVAEVGVVESSPRIDGRNMVMVVGPLKNKAEAKAEARRATQRAEAKAQNEAKASGRVDTSGDDQAPLTQSLADLLPEGFAITTEPETVAEAPAQEPAAVEPAAAEAPAKAAEAPKQEAPKQEAPKAAASKAAAPKAAASKAAAPKAAAPKAAAPKAAPAPKAAEKPAAAAPAAPAAPAAAPKPAAVPAPPKPVARPAAPKPAARPAPKAVPKPAGKKTT
- the hisB gene encoding imidazoleglycerol-phosphate dehydratase HisB; this translates as MSTTGSNVAAARTARMERATSESSVLVEINLDGTGTSDIDTSVPFYDHMLTALCKHSLIDMTVKATGDIHIDVHHTVEDVAITFGEVLRTALGNKAGIRRFGEATVPLDEALAHAVVDVSGRPYLVHGGEPAGQEYHLIGGHFTGSLTRHVFEAITLHAGICLHMNVIAGRDPHHIVEAQFKAFARALRAAVEPDPRVEGIPSTKGAL